A region from the Nostoc sp. HK-01 genome encodes:
- a CDS encoding transcriptional regulator encodes MSNALYFMSQVLLPQSLHLDLPLTALAPMQDVTNLWFMKVINQYGSPDYFFTEYFRVNETSRLNPSILASITENDTSRPVFAQMMGESIPHLVKTAQELCGYNIAGVDLNMGCPAPRIYRKKAGGGLLLSPEKVDRILGELRQAVNDRPFTVKMRLGFENTDTFYQILDLINRHNIDLLSLHGRTVVDRYHGRVNYDLIAEAVRRVNCPVLANGNIYSAAQALSVLAQTGAAGVMVGRWAIGNPWIFEQIRQALRLEPIAPVPLIEVRKYIDRLWQTPAAPNIPERARVGYLKMFLNYIALSVDSEGVFLRLMRQTQTQAELFNLCDRFLVVDTTQTFALAPYSGV; translated from the coding sequence GTGTCGAATGCTCTCTATTTTATGTCCCAGGTATTGCTCCCTCAATCACTTCACCTAGATTTACCCCTGACTGCTCTTGCGCCTATGCAGGATGTCACAAATCTCTGGTTTATGAAGGTCATTAATCAGTACGGCAGTCCTGACTACTTTTTTACCGAATATTTCCGCGTCAATGAAACCTCACGACTCAACCCTAGCATTCTGGCATCAATCACCGAAAACGATACTAGTCGCCCTGTTTTCGCTCAAATGATGGGTGAAAGCATTCCTCATTTAGTCAAAACAGCACAAGAACTCTGCGGTTATAATATTGCGGGAGTTGACTTGAATATGGGCTGTCCCGCACCCAGAATTTACCGCAAAAAAGCTGGGGGTGGATTGCTGCTTTCACCTGAAAAAGTGGATCGAATTCTGGGGGAATTGCGGCAAGCAGTTAATGATCGACCTTTTACAGTCAAGATGCGTTTAGGTTTTGAAAATACCGATACCTTTTACCAAATTCTAGATTTAATCAATCGCCACAACATAGATTTGCTGAGTTTACATGGTCGCACAGTTGTAGATCGATACCACGGACGAGTGAATTATGATTTGATTGCCGAAGCCGTCAGACGAGTTAATTGTCCAGTGCTGGCCAACGGAAATATCTACTCGGCGGCACAAGCACTATCGGTGCTGGCTCAAACAGGTGCGGCTGGTGTGATGGTGGGACGCTGGGCAATTGGAAATCCTTGGATTTTTGAGCAAATCCGGCAGGCTTTGCGCTTGGAACCGATCGCACCTGTTCCTTTAATCGAGGTACGTAAATACATTGATCGTTTATGGCAAACCCCAGCAGCACCAAATATCCCAGAGCGTGCGCGTGTAGGTTACCTCAAAATGTTCCTCAACTACATCGCCTTGAGTGTTGACTCTGAAGGTGTTTTCTTGCGGCTGATGCGACAAACTCAGACTCAGGCAGAACTGTTTAATTTATGCGATCGCTTTCTTGTTGTTGATACTACGCAAACTTTTGCTCTAGCGCCTTATTCTGGTGTGTAA
- a CDS encoding 6-phosphogluconate dehydrogenase NAD-binding protein, translated as MPIQTVGILSPGDMGQAIASVLNHNGLRTIAALENRSQRTRQLAAAANIEDVGSLTQLVIESDIVLSVLVPAAAAEVAQQVAAVISNVGKQILYVDGNAIAPQKVKTIAQIIESSGATFVDASIIGPPPRVPGRTRIYASGKQAVEFQQLSNYGLDIRVIGDEIGQASGLKMSYAALTKGLTAISTELLIAAHRLGLDEELWSEVSSSQPELAHILARSIPSMTPKAHRWVGEMEEIAETFKELGLTERIFYGAADVYRLVKDTSLGQETPEERDRDRQLSEIITTLSDETTSN; from the coding sequence ATGCCAATTCAAACAGTCGGTATTTTAAGTCCTGGTGATATGGGACAAGCGATCGCATCTGTTCTCAATCACAATGGATTAAGGACGATTGCAGCCTTAGAAAATCGCAGCCAAAGAACTCGCCAGTTAGCCGCCGCCGCGAATATAGAGGATGTGGGTTCTCTTACACAGTTGGTAATTGAATCTGATATAGTGTTATCCGTTTTGGTTCCCGCCGCCGCCGCAGAGGTAGCCCAGCAAGTAGCTGCGGTGATAAGTAATGTAGGGAAACAGATTCTTTATGTTGATGGTAATGCGATCGCACCCCAAAAGGTAAAAACTATCGCTCAAATCATCGAATCATCTGGAGCAACTTTCGTCGATGCTTCCATCATCGGCCCACCTCCCAGAGTTCCCGGACGCACGCGCATCTATGCTTCTGGCAAACAAGCTGTGGAATTTCAACAACTAAGTAATTATGGCTTAGATATCCGGGTCATTGGCGATGAAATTGGTCAAGCTTCGGGTTTGAAAATGTCTTATGCCGCCCTCACCAAAGGACTAACAGCAATTAGTACAGAATTATTAATTGCTGCCCATCGCTTAGGCTTAGATGAAGAACTATGGAGTGAAGTATCTAGTAGTCAGCCGGAACTTGCTCATATACTTGCTCGTTCCATTCCATCTATGACACCAAAAGCACATCGTTGGGTTGGGGAAATGGAGGAGATTGCCGAAACCTTCAAAGAATTAGGTTTGACTGAACGCATATTTTATGGTGCAGCTGATGTTTATCGTTTAGTGAAAGATACTTCTTTAGGGCAGGAAACACCAGAAGAACGCGATCGCGATCGGCAATTGTCAGAAATTATCACGACGCTTTCTGACGAAACTACATCAAACTAA
- a CDS encoding chaperonin GroEL, with amino-acid sequence MAKRIIYNENARRALEKGIDILAEAVAVTLGPKGRNVVLEKKFGAPQIVNDGVTIAKEIELEDHVENTGVSLIRQAASKTNDAAGDGTTTATVLAHAIVKEGLRNVAAGANAIEIKRGIDKATVFLVDKIKEHARPVEDSKAIAQVAAISAGNDEVVGALIAEALDKVGREGVISLEEGKSVTTELEVTEGLNFDKGYISPYFATDAERLEAVLDEPFLLLTDKKIALVQDLVPVLEQVARAGRPLVIIAEDIEKEALATLVVNRLRGVLNVAAVKAPGFGDRRKAILEDIAILTGGQLITEDAGLRLDATKLEQLGKARRITITKDSTTLVAEGNEQAVKARVEQIRRQIEETESSYDKEKLQERLAKLAGGVAVVKVGAATETELKDRKLRLEDAINATKAAVEEGIVPGGGTTLAHLAPELESWAKSTLVNEELTGALIVSRALAAPLKRIAENAGQNGAVIAERVKEKDFNVGYDATTGEFVDLFAAGIVDPAKVTRSAVQNAASIAGMVLTTEAIVVDKPEPKDAAPAAPGGGLGGDFDY; translated from the coding sequence ATGGCTAAACGCATCATTTACAACGAAAATGCTCGTCGTGCTTTGGAAAAAGGCATTGACATTCTGGCTGAAGCAGTAGCAGTTACCCTTGGCCCCAAAGGTCGTAACGTCGTTTTAGAAAAGAAGTTTGGCGCTCCGCAAATTGTCAATGATGGAGTCACCATCGCTAAAGAGATTGAATTAGAAGATCACGTTGAAAACACAGGTGTATCCCTAATTCGTCAAGCTGCATCTAAAACCAACGATGCTGCGGGAGATGGGACGACAACGGCAACTGTTTTGGCTCACGCCATTGTCAAAGAAGGATTGCGGAATGTCGCTGCTGGTGCGAATGCCATTGAAATCAAACGTGGTATTGATAAAGCTACAGTTTTTCTCGTGGACAAAATCAAAGAACACGCGCGTCCTGTAGAAGACTCAAAAGCGATCGCGCAAGTTGCTGCTATCTCTGCTGGTAACGATGAAGTTGTGGGCGCTTTGATTGCCGAAGCCTTAGATAAGGTTGGTCGGGAAGGGGTGATATCTCTAGAAGAAGGCAAGTCAGTTACCACCGAACTAGAAGTTACAGAAGGGTTGAACTTCGACAAAGGTTATATTTCTCCCTATTTTGCCACCGATGCAGAACGGTTAGAAGCAGTGCTAGATGAGCCTTTCTTGCTGTTAACTGATAAAAAAATCGCCTTGGTGCAAGACCTCGTACCCGTACTTGAGCAAGTAGCCCGTGCTGGTCGGCCTTTGGTAATTATTGCCGAAGATATTGAAAAAGAAGCTCTCGCAACCTTAGTTGTTAACCGTTTGCGTGGTGTGCTGAATGTAGCCGCTGTTAAAGCTCCTGGATTTGGCGATCGCCGCAAAGCTATCCTAGAAGATATTGCCATTCTCACAGGCGGACAGCTGATTACCGAAGATGCTGGTCTGAGACTAGATGCTACTAAACTTGAGCAACTCGGTAAAGCTCGCCGCATCACCATCACCAAAGATAGTACCACCCTCGTAGCAGAAGGTAACGAGCAAGCTGTCAAGGCTCGTGTAGAACAAATCCGCCGCCAAATCGAGGAAACCGAGTCTTCCTACGATAAAGAAAAACTGCAAGAACGTCTAGCAAAACTAGCTGGTGGGGTTGCAGTTGTGAAAGTAGGCGCTGCGACCGAAACCGAACTCAAAGACCGCAAGCTACGTTTAGAGGATGCCATTAACGCGACAAAAGCTGCTGTGGAAGAAGGTATCGTTCCCGGTGGCGGTACAACACTCGCACATCTAGCTCCTGAATTAGAAAGCTGGGCGAAGTCTACCCTAGTGAACGAAGAATTAACAGGAGCATTGATTGTGTCTCGCGCCCTGGCTGCACCTCTGAAGCGGATTGCTGAGAATGCAGGTCAAAATGGTGCGGTAATTGCTGAACGGGTTAAAGAGAAAGACTTCAATGTAGGTTACGACGCAACCACAGGCGAATTCGTAGATTTGTTTGCCGCCGGGATTGTTGACCCCGCTAAGGTAACTCGTTCGGCAGTGCAGAATGCTGCGTCAATTGCCGGGATGGTACTAACCACCGAAGCCATTGTAGTTGACAAGCCAGAACCCAAAGATGCTGCGCCTGCTGCACCCGGTGGCGGTTTAGGTGGCGACTTCGATTACTAA
- a CDS encoding chaperonin Cpn10 — MAAIALSVSTVKPLGDRVFIKVSESEEKTAGGIFLPDSAKEKPQVGEIVAVGPGKRNDDGTHQTIDIAIGDKVLYSKYAGTDIKLGTEEYVLLSEKDILAIVS, encoded by the coding sequence ATGGCAGCTATAGCGTTGAGCGTATCTACTGTTAAACCTCTAGGCGATCGCGTTTTCATCAAGGTTAGTGAGTCGGAAGAGAAAACAGCCGGAGGTATTTTTCTCCCTGATAGTGCTAAAGAAAAGCCCCAAGTGGGTGAAATCGTTGCGGTCGGCCCTGGTAAACGCAACGACGATGGCACTCATCAAACTATTGATATTGCTATTGGCGATAAGGTTCTTTACTCCAAGTATGCTGGCACTGACATCAAGTTAGGTACAGAAGAGTACGTCCTATTGTCTGAAAAAGACATCTTGGCAATTGTTTCCTAG